The following nucleotide sequence is from Bradyrhizobium roseum.
CTCACCACGTGGTCGGCGGCCAGCGCCAGCACGATCGCGTCCTTGTCGCGCGTTTCGGCAAACGCCGCACCGGCGGCGATCGCCGGCCCGGAATCGCGCCGCATCGGCTCCAGCAGCACGTCGGCCTCGCGCCCGATCTCCGCCAGTTGCTCGAGCACCATGAATCGATAGGCGTTGTTGGTGATGATGACGGGCCGTTCGAACAGATCAGCGTCGGAAACCCGCAGCAGCGTGTCCTGGAATGTCGAGCGCGCCCCGAACAGGGACAGGAATTGTTTCGGGTGAACCTCGCGCGAGGCCGGCCACAGCCGCGTCCCGGCGCCGCCGCACATGATCAAGGGAATGATTTTTCGGGTCATCGGCGTTTCAAATCCTGTAGTACTCACAATACCACGCGACAAAATCGGCAAGCCCGTCCTCGATCGAGGTCTGCGGCCTGAAACCGGTGTCACGCATCAATTCGGCGACATCGGCAAAGGTCTCGGTCACGTCTCCGGGCTGCATCGGCAGCATCTCCCTGACCGCCGCGCGGCCCAGTTGCCGCTCCAGAACCGCTACCACATGAAGCAGTTCTTCCGGATGATTATTGCCGACATTGTAAACCCGTGCCGGCGCCGTGGCGCCCTCGTCGCGCGGAGCCTGGTCGACCAGTTTCAATACGACGCGCGTCACATCGTCGATATGGGTAAAATCACGCCGCATCCGGCCATGGTTAAAGAGACGGATCGGGGTTCCCTCGACGATCGCCTTGGTAAACGCGAAAATCGCCATATCGGGCCGGCCCCACGGCCCGTAAATGGTAAAGAACCGCAAACCTGTCACCGGAAGCCGGTAGAGATGGCTGTAGGAATGCGCGATCAGCTCATTCGCCTTCTTGGTCGCGGCGTAGAGGCTGATCGGATGGTCGGTTTTGTCGTTTACCGAAAACGGCAGCTTGGTGTTGGCGCCGTAGACCGACGATGAGGATGCATAGACCAGATGGTCGCAGCCGTGATGCCGGCATCCCTCCAGTAGATTGACGAACCCCGCGAGATTGGCGTCGACATAGGCATGCGGATGGTCGATCGAGTAGCGCACGCCGGCCTGTGCCGCGAGATGCACCACTTTTTCGAAACGCGGCCCGGCGAACAGGCGCGCCATCGCCGCGCGGTCAGCGAGATCGATCTGTTCGAACGCAAAATCCCGCTCTCCGTGCAGAATGTCGAGCCGCGCCTTCTTGAGCGCCGGGTCGTAATAGTCGTTGAGATTGTCGAGGCCGACCACGGCGCGGCCTTCGGCCAGCAGCCGCCGCGCGACGTGGAAGCCGATGAAACCCGCGGCCCCGGTGACCAATATTGGTTGATCCGGCATCGTATCCCTGGAAGGAGCCGCTCAAGGGCTGAATTGCTGTCCGCGCCTCTTTACCTGCGTTGCGGAGGGGGCCGCAATACCGCCCGCCCCGCTATTGCCAGATCGGCCCGAAAACCATACCAAGGCGCGCAATTGCATCGCATTTTACACCCTTCTCAAACCCAGCACAGGCGAGATGCGCGGTATCCTGCTTTCGGCGTTGAAGATACTGGTCTCGGCGGCGCTGTTGTATTTCTCGCTGCGCAAGGTCGACCTGGCCGAGCTGTTCGGCCGCATCGACGTTTCCAGCCTGGGCTGGATCGGCGTGGCGATTGCGGTGACGTTCCTGCAGATATTCGTCGGCGTGCTGCGGTGGCGCGAGATCAGCGCGGAGTGCGGCGCGCCGTTGCCGACGAGGCAGGCGATGCGCTTCAACGTGATCGGAACCTTCTTCAACCAGACACTGCCTTCCTCGATCGGCGGCGACGCGGTCAGGCTGTGGCTCGTGGCGCGCAGCGGCCATGGCTGGCGCGCAGCGACCTATTCCATCTTCGTCGACCGCGCCATCGGCCTGATCGCGCTCGCGGTGGTGATCGTCGCGAGTCTGCCCTGGAGCTACCGCCTGATCACCGATCCGCACGGGCGGTCGGCGCTGCTGCTGGTCGATTTCGCAGCGCTTGCCGGCGGTCTCGGATTTCTCGTTCTCGGCCGGCTGCCGTGGCCGTGGCTGAAGCGCTGGTGGCTCACCCACCACTTCCACGCCTGTTCGGTGATCGCCAACCGCGTGCTGTTCAGCCGCGCGCACGGTCCGAAAGTCGCGATCCTGTCGCTGCTGGTGCATGTGCTCGCCGTCGTCATCGCCTGGTGCGTGGTGCAGTCGATCGCAGCGCCCGTGCTGTTCGGCCAGGTGTTCCAGCTTGTTCCGCCGGTCATGCTGATCACGATGCTGCCGATCTCGATCGCCGGCTGGGGCGTGCGCGAGGCCACCATGGGGCTGGCGTTCGGATATGCCGGCCTGATGGCGAGCGAAGGCGTCAATATCTCGCTGCTCTATGGCGCGGTGTCGTTCATCGTCGGCCTGGTCGGCGGGCTTGTCTGGATCCTGAGCGCCGAGAAGGCTGCGCAGGGCACGGTGCCGATCCAGGTTCCCAAATAATTCCCTGAAGCAACTTTCCACGCGGATCGAATGGCCCGTTCGCTTTTTCTGCTGTCACTGGCCGCCGCGGTGCCGGCCGCGCTGCTGTCGGGCGCGCTGACCTGGGCGATCCGGCCGCTCATGATGCGCATAGCGCTGGCCAAGCCGAACGCGCGTTCCTCGCACCGGATCCCGACGCCGCAGGGCGCCGGCATCGCGGTGATCGCGGCCACGCTGATCGCGGCCGCGGCGGTCATCGGACTTGCCGGCCCGGCCGACATGAAGATTCCCGCCACCGTGTTCGGCGCAACGCTGTTCATTGCCGCAGTCGGCTTTGTCGACGACGTAAGAACGCTTTCGGTCGCGCCGCGGCTGCTGCTGCAGGGGGCCGCCGTCGCAGCCGTGATCCTTGCGGCGCCCGAAGGCCTGCGCATCGTTGCCGCCTGCCCGCTCTGGCTCGAGCGCGGCTTGCTGATCATCGCAGGGCTGTGGTTCGTGAACCTCGTCAACTTCATGGACGGGCTCGACCTGATGACGGTCGCCGAGATCGTGCCCGTCACCGGCGCGCTGGTTCTGCTCGGCTGGCTGGCCGAACTCCCGGCGCCCGCGATGGTGGCTGCTGCTGCCCTGCTCGGCGCGATGCTGGGATTTGCGCCCTTCAACCGGCCGGTGGCGAAAATCTTCCTTGGCGATGTCGGCAGCCTGCCGATCGGCCTGTTGGCCGGCTGGTGCCTGCTGCAGCTCGCCTGGCACCAGCAGATGGCGGCCGCCCTGCTGTTGCCGCTGTATTATCTCACTGACACGACCGTCACGCTGTTTCGGCGGATGGCGAGGCGCGAGCCGTTCTGGGCGGCGCACCGCAGCCATTTCTACCAGCGCGCCACCGACAACGGATTTTCCGCACCGCGCGTGGTGGGCGAAGTATTTGCGCTCAACATCCTGCTTGCCGCGCTGGCGATCGGCTCGGCCCTGACCTCGTCGGCGGCCACCGCCGTCGTGCTCTTGATCATCGGCGGCATCGCCACGGCGTTCCTGATGCGCAGATTCTCGCGCCGGCTGCCGTTGTCGGGCTAATTCGGCGTTTGCAGAAGCTCGTGGATCAGGTTGCGATATTCGGACATTGCAGTTTCAAAATCGAAGCGTCCTGCGACTTCAGCCGCCCGCGCGCCGCGTTGCGCATCCTGGTCGTTGGCTGCGAGGCTTACCGTCTTTGCCAGCTCGTCGGCCCTGCCGGGCTCGACGACCCAGCCGACGTCGTGCTCGATGACCGTCAGCGCCGCCTCGGCGTCCGCTTCCGAAACCAGAATCACCGGGCGTCCGATCGCCAGCAGATTGTAGAACCGGCTGGGCACCGACACGCCGGCGACGTTCCTGCGGTAGGGAATGATCCAGGTGTCGGCGGCCGACAGGAAAATTTCCAACTGGTGATCCTCGACGCGGTCGACCAGCGTGACGTTCGGAAGCTTCGCCTCGGCCTGCAAGGCCTTCAACTGATCGAAGCCCACCCCCCAGCCCGACAGCAGGAAGTGAATATCGCCGTTGTCGCGCAGCAACCGCGCCGCCTCGAACACGATGACGGGATCGTGGGTAAAGCCGAGATTACCGGAAAGTCCGACGACGAAACGGGCCGAGAGCGAACGGCGATACGGATTGTCCGGATCGACCGCGCGAACGCCGCGCGCCAACGTTGCCCAGTTCGGAATGAAGCGGACCTTGTCGCGCGTCATTCCCCGGTAGCGCAGCAGCAATTTTTCGGTGTCGCGACCAATGATGACGACGGCGTCGAGCGCACGGAACATCGGCGCGTTGAAGGCATGCATTGCCTTCGCCAGCAAGGAATCCGGCTTCAGCATTCCAGCCATGACCAGCACGTCGGGATAGAGATCGTGCATGATCAGCACCGATCTTGCGCCCTTCAGCTTCGCCGCTGCAGCAAAGGCGTAAGGCAGCATGAACGGCGCCGGCACGGTGATCGTGACATCGCCACGGCGCAGCTTGATCAGCATCGCGACGAACATCCGAAACGTGAACAGCAGTTCGGCCAGGGCTCGCTTGAGCAATGCGGCCTTGCCGGGCATCCAGTTCCTCACTTCGACGACCGAAGGCTTGCCGACGGCCGCGGAACCCGCCGTTCCCGACAGCACCAGAACTTCCGCTTCACGCGCCACACGTTCCGAAATCGCCGCCATGATCGCCGCCGTCGTGCTCGGGTCGGGCGGAAAATGCTGGCTGACGACGACGACTTTTCCCGGCTTGTGCATCATCGCTTTCGTGGCGGCCCGCCGAAAAGATCAGGCAGCGTTCGATCCGAATTCGGGCACGGCATCCTTGAGCACCGCGCGGATGGTCGAACGGTCGTCCCGTGCAATGGCATCTTCCAGCGCCGCCAGCCATTTGCGCAGGGTCTGCATCGGCGGCTCGTTCGGTTTGGCCGCCATGATGCCGGCGACGCCGATCTCTACCGCCGGCTCCTCGCTGGCGAACAGGATCTCGTTCAACCGCTCGCCCGGCCGCATGCCGCTGAACACGATCTCGATATCGATGCCGGGTTGGAGGCCGGACAGGCGGATCATCCGCTCGGCCAGTTCGACGATCTTGACCGGCTGTCCCATGTTGAGGACGTAGACGGAAACATCAGGCCGCGCCGGCGTCAGCGCGTGCGTCGCGGCCGTCAGCACGAGATCGCAGGCCTCGCGAATGGTCATGAAGTACCGCACCATGTCCGGATGCGTCACCGTGACCGGGCCGCCGGCCTCGATCTGCGCCTTGAATTTCGGCACCACCGATCCGTTGGAGGCCAGCACGTTGCCGAACCGCACCGAGATCAGGCGCATGTGCGGCCGGCCGCCCGTTTGCGTCATCAGGTCGTGATCCAGCGCCTGACAATACATTTCGGCAAAGCGCTTGGTCAGGCCGAGCATCGAGACCGGTTCGATCGCCTTGTCGGTCGAGATCATCACCATCGCCGCCGCGCCCGCCGCAAGCGCGGCGTCGGCGACATTGACCGAACCGAAGATGTTGGTCTTGACGCCCTCGCTCCAGTCGCGCTCGAGGATCGGCACGTGCTTGAGCGCCGCGGCATGGAACACGATATCGGGCTTGAACTCCCGCATCAGGTTCATGATCCGGTCGCGGTCGCGGATATCGGCGATCCGCCCCTCGATCGCGGCACTGCCCCCGCGCGCCGTGAGCGCCTCCGTGACCGCATACAGCGCCGGTTCGGAATGCTCGATCACGAGCAGCCGTGCAGCGCCGAACGTCGCGACACGGTCGCAAATCTCCGAACCGATCGAGCCGCCGCCGCCGGTGACGATCACCGCCTTGCCCCTCACCAGCGTCTCGAGCCGCGCATAGTCGATCTTCTCGCTCGGCCGCAGCAGCAGGTCCTCCACGGCGACATTGGTCAGCCTGGGCGCGTCGCCGCTTTCGAGCGACGGCAGGCGGCTGACGAACAGGCCGAGCCGCCTGGCCCGCATCAGGATGGCCTCGGGATGCGCCTCGGGTTCGAACGCCGACGGGGTCATGACGACACGCGAAATCGGTTTTCCGCGCCCGGCATAGTCGCGCACCACGTCCTCGACGTCGTCGAGGCCGCCAAGCACCGGCACGTTGCGGATCGACTGGCCGCGGTCCGCCGCCGACGGCGACAGCACGCCGACGGGCCAGAGTTGCTTAACCGCGCCGCTCTCGATCGCGCGCAGCAGCACTTCCGCGTCGGCGGCGCGGCCGATCAACAGGGTCGAAGACGCCCCTTCGGTCCGGGCATGGCGGCGAACCCGCGAATAGCGGAAATAGCGATAGCCGAACCGCAGCGCGCTCAGCGCGAACACCTGAAGGAACCAGTACAGCACGATCGTGATGCGCCCGAACAGCACCGGCGCCTTGGGGTTCGATGCCGCGAAAATGAAGGCATAGTCGAGCACGATCAGCGCCACCGTCAGGACGCTGGCCACGCGCATGATATTCAGCGCATCCGGCAGCGAAATGAAACGCCATTTCGTCGTCGTCAGGTTGAAGACGTAACAGATCACGACGCTGAATACGACGAACAGCGGCAGAATGCGCAGCAACAGCGGCAGGCGGGCGTAGAAGGCTTCGCCGCCCTCGAAACGCAGGTAGAACGCCGCAAGCAACGCAAACGCCGTCGCCAGCGCGTCATGCGCCGCGATCATGTAGTTGCGATGTGTCAGTTGCGAAACAGGTGTCATACAACCGGTCGGCTGAGGAAGCGTTTTGGATTCGCGTTGTGTCCCTGGCCCGCTGATATCTTATCTGCGGCGTGCATGCCAGCGATCATGGCGGAACGGTTCCGGAAGATTCCGCTTCCGACCTGGCGCGCAGCACCATGCCGCCGGCGATACCGGCGCCCAGCACATACATCCATCCTTCATGGAAATCGAACAGGTGCGAGTTGAACAGCGAACTGAATATGTTCTGCAGCACCACCATCAGTCCGATCCACGCCGCCAGCCCCTCGCCGCGGAACAACGCGAAATGCGAAAACCACATCGCGTAGAGGATCACGACCCCGACCGCCCCCCACTGCACCGCGACGCTGAGGGTCTGGTTGTGCGGGTTCCCGATGACCTGGCCCTGGGCCAGCACCGCGGGACCGGTCGCTGCGGCCTCGAACAGCCCCCGCGTCGATCCCGTGCCGTGGCCGATCACCGGAGCCTCGGCAAAGAACCGCAGCGACTTCTCCCAGAATTCGAGCCGCAGGCCGATCGACGTCGGCTGGTTGAATTCCTTATAGACCCGGTAGTCCCGCGCGAACGTGTCCATTGTCGCCTGCAGTTGCGGCGACAGCGTCCAGGCCAGGGCACCGAATATGACGGCAGCGACGAGCAGCAGCACGTTGGTGCGCCATTTGAGATGCGCCATCGCGAACACGGCGAGCATCACCGGCAAGGTCACCAGCGCCGTGCGCGACACGACGACGAACACCATGTTGAGGATGAAGCTGGCCGCCACCGCCATCAGCAGCAGCGCCTGCCGGAGTTTGCCGTCGCGCAACAGCGTGATGATGGGGAAAATCAGCACCACCGCGCACAATACGAACTCCTGGCTCTGGGCGATGTAATTCTTGACGAAAATACCGTGCCCGGAAGGCTCGTCGGGGCGCTTCAATGTCAGGCTCGGATCGTACGCGACGATCCAGGACGCGACCATCAATACGGTACAGGACACCAGGAAAGCGACGAAGGGCCAGATGCCGCGGGGCGAGCGCTCGAAATGATAAAACAAGAACGGCAATACCAGCAGCTTGGTCGCCGGAGCAACGGCCTGCAGACGCGCGGCCCATGACGCGTCCGACCACAAGGTGCCCAGCGCCGCCAGCAAAACGAGCGCGATCGGCAACGCGCAGATCGGGCGCCGCAACGAACGCACAAACGGACGCCATTCGAGCACCGCAGCCACGGCGACGAGCCAGAGTACCACGGCGATGCCCACGCCGCTGGTCGACCACGGCAACAAGAGCGCAAGCAGGACCGCAATGAGATCAGCGTTGCGTACCCGCGCCTCTTTATCGTAACGGGCGGCAAGCATCGACGACAACATGGAACCGAGCGAGCCCGCGGTCTCGCGCATGCGATCCGCCGTCGTCATCGCGACACCGTCAAGGTCGCGGTCAGCTCGCGCTGCCTCACCGCCAATGTCATGCCGCCGGCAATCCCGACACCCAACACATACATCCAGCCTTCATGAAAATCGAACAGGTGCGAGTTGAAGAGCGAGGTGAAGATGTTCTGCACCACGACGAGCAATCCGATCCAGGCGACGAAACCCTGGCCCCGGAACAGCAGCAGATGCACCAGCCACATCGCGTACAACAGGATAACTCCGACCGCTCCCCATTGCACCGCGATGTTCAGGGTCTGGTTGTGCGGGTTGCTGATGACCCCTCTCTGGGCCGGATCGACATAATCGGTCGCGGCCCGCTCGAACAGCGGACGCAGCGATCCGGTCCCATGGCCGATCACCGGCGCTTCGGAAAAGAACCGCAGGGATTTCTTCCAGAACTCGAGCCGAAGCCCGATTGACGTCACGCTCTCCTGCGCCTTGTAGAGCTGATAGTCCCTCAGAAGTCTCTTGGGGCTCCAACGCACGTCAGCCGTGGTGACCCAGATCACACCAGCGAACGCAACCATGACGCCGATGATGACCAGGGTTGTTCGCAGTCTCATATGAACCAGCGCGACCGCCGCCAGCATGATCGGCATCGCCACCATCGCCGATCGCGAAGCGACGATGAACGCCATCGTGCCGATGAAGCCGGCCGCGAGCAGCCCCGCCAACAGGCTCTGCCCAAACTTTCCCCGTCGCGCAAAGTGCAGGGACGGATAGATCAGCGCGATGGCGCAGAGCGCGAACTCCTGGCTTTGGTCGATGTAGTTCTTGACGAAGACGCCGCGCGCATCGCTTTGGGCGCCTTTCAGCGAAAGGCTGGGATCGTAGGCGACGACCCACGACATCACCATCAGCAGCGCGCAGGACGCCAGGAACGCGGCGAGAACCCACATTCCGCGCGACGACCGCTCGAAATGATAGAACAGCCCGGGCAGCACCAGAAGCTTGAGGGTGGGAATGACGGCGTAAAGCCGCACGCTCCATGCCGCGTCCGACCACAGCGTGCCGGCAAGCGCCAGGCCGACCAGCGCAAACGGCAGGTAGCAGATCGGCTGCTTGAGCAGTTCGCCATAGGCCCGCCAGTCCATTACCCACGCCACGGCACCGAGCCAGAGCAGCACGAAGATCGCCGGCAGGGTCGTCGACCAGGGCAGCGAAAGCACGGTCAGAATGGCAAAGACGTCCGCAATGGTCGTCCACAACGCCCGATCGCGCCAGTAACGCCGCAGCGGCGAGATCGGCGGTGCAGCCGCACTCAGCGTCACGCCTTGCCTCCCCGCGCGCGGTCGACCAGCGAGGTCGTGCTGTGGCCCGGCAGAATGTCGACGAGCACGACCTCGCCGCCGGCCGCCTCGACGAGCTCGTGGCCGACGACCTGTTCGCGGGTGTAGTCGCCGCCCTTGACCAGCACGCTCGGCGTGACTTTCGCGATCAGCTCGATCGGCGTGTCCTCCGCGAAGATCGCGACGAGATCGACCGCCTCCAGCGCCGCCAGCACCTCGGCGCGCGCGCTTTCGTTCTGGACCGGGCGCCCCTCGCCCTTCAGCCGCTTCACCGAGGCATCGCTGTTGAGACCGACGATCAGCCGGTCGCAGGCGCGGCGCGCGGCCGTCAGCACCTTGACATGGCCGGGATGCAGGAAGTCGAAGCAGCCATTGGTGAAGCCGATGCGCAGTCCCTGCCGTCGCCAGTCCGCAAGATGCGTGTCGAGATCGCCGCCGGCGGGCACGATCTTGTCTTCGGCCACCAGCGACGCATGCGGCAGGATCTTTCGCCGCAACTCCGATGGCGTCACGGTCGCAGTTCCCTTCTTGCCGACGGCCACCGCCGCCGCCGCGTTCGCCATCCGCAGCGCGCTTTCCCAATCGGCCCCGGCCGCCAGCGTCAGCGCCAGCACGGCGGCGACGGTGTCGCCCGCGCCGGAGACGTCACGCACCTTGACCGGCAGCGCCGGCACGTGGATCGCCTCGCCGCCGCGAACCACCAGCGTCATGCCGTGCTCACTTTGCGTCACCAGCATGGCCTCGCAATCGGCGAGCAGCATCGCGTCCTGCGCCGCGGCGGCAATGTCGAGGTCGCTGTCGGCGCGGCTGCGGGTGGCTTCGGCAAACTCCTTGCGGTTCGGCGTCAGCAGCGTGGCGCCGCGATAGATCGCGAAATTGGCGCTCTTGGGATCGACGATCACGCGCTTTCCGAGCTTTTTGGCGGCGTCGATGATGTTGCGGATGACGCGCGCGGTCAGCACGCCCTTGGCGTAGTCGGACAGCAGCACGATATCAGCGCGGCCGAGCTGCGGCAGGATCGCGTCGATCAGCCTTTGCTCGACATCGGCCGCGGCCGGCACGGCCAGCTCCCAATCCGCGCGCAGCATGTGGGTGGAAAAATGCTCGGAGACAAAGCGCACCTTGCGCGTCGTCGGGCGCGACGAATCGGTGACCAGCACGGCCTCGACCAGCTTCTCCCGGGCCAGATCGGCCTTCAGCCTGGCGCCCGCCTCGTCCTCTCCGACGAGGCCTGCAAAGATGCAGCGCGCGCCGAGCGAAGCGATGTTGCGGGCGACGTTACCGGCGCCGCCGACATTGGTCTCGCTGCGCTGGACGGCGATGACGGGGGCCGGCGCCTCCGGCGAAACGCGCGACACCTCGCCATAGACGAATTCGTCGAGCATGAGATCGCCGACGCAGAGCACGGTCTGGTTGGGAATTGCCTGGCTCAGGGCTTCGAAATCGAACATTGGTCTACCTGGTGCCCGTCAGCGAAAGCGGTCGGCGCGATCGAGAAAGCCCTTCACGTAGCGCTCGACCGCGTCTTCCAGCGCGGTGAAGCCGCCGTTGTATCCGGCACGCAGCAGCCGATCGACTTCGCTCCGGGTGAAATATTGATAGCTGCCGCGGATCGCCTCGGGCATCTCGACATACTGAATATTCGGCGTGGCGCCGAGCGCGGCATAGGCCGACAGCATCAGGTCGCGAAAGCTGCGCGCGGTGCCGGTGCCCACGTTGAAGATGCCGCTGACGCCGGGGGACGCCAGCAGCCACATCGTCACGCGCACGACGTCGTCGACATAGATGAAGTCGCGCCGCTGGTCGCCATCGGCGATCCCGTCGCGGTGCGACTTGAACAATTGCACCGGGCGTCCGGCCTTGACGTCGTCGAAACGCCGCGCCAACACGCTCATCATCGTGCCCTTATGGTACTCGTTGGGGCCGAACACGTTGAAGAACTTAAGTCCGGCCCATTGCGGCGGCAGGCGCTCGCCGCGCGCGGCGCGTTCAGCCACCGCCATGTCGAACAGATGCTTGCTCCAGCCGTAGAGGTTCATCGGCCGCAGCC
It contains:
- a CDS encoding SDR family NAD(P)-dependent oxidoreductase is translated as MPDQPILVTGAAGFIGFHVARRLLAEGRAVVGLDNLNDYYDPALKKARLDILHGERDFAFEQIDLADRAAMARLFAGPRFEKVVHLAAQAGVRYSIDHPHAYVDANLAGFVNLLEGCRHHGCDHLVYASSSSVYGANTKLPFSVNDKTDHPISLYAATKKANELIAHSYSHLYRLPVTGLRFFTIYGPWGRPDMAIFAFTKAIVEGTPIRLFNHGRMRRDFTHIDDVTRVVLKLVDQAPRDEGATAPARVYNVGNNHPEELLHVVAVLERQLGRAAVREMLPMQPGDVTETFADVAELMRDTGFRPQTSIEDGLADFVAWYCEYYRI
- a CDS encoding lysylphosphatidylglycerol synthase transmembrane domain-containing protein, translated to MRGILLSALKILVSAALLYFSLRKVDLAELFGRIDVSSLGWIGVAIAVTFLQIFVGVLRWREISAECGAPLPTRQAMRFNVIGTFFNQTLPSSIGGDAVRLWLVARSGHGWRAATYSIFVDRAIGLIALAVVIVASLPWSYRLITDPHGRSALLLVDFAALAGGLGFLVLGRLPWPWLKRWWLTHHFHACSVIANRVLFSRAHGPKVAILSLLVHVLAVVIAWCVVQSIAAPVLFGQVFQLVPPVMLITMLPISIAGWGVREATMGLAFGYAGLMASEGVNISLLYGAVSFIVGLVGGLVWILSAEKAAQGTVPIQVPK
- a CDS encoding MraY family glycosyltransferase, with protein sequence MARSLFLLSLAAAVPAALLSGALTWAIRPLMMRIALAKPNARSSHRIPTPQGAGIAVIAATLIAAAAVIGLAGPADMKIPATVFGATLFIAAVGFVDDVRTLSVAPRLLLQGAAVAAVILAAPEGLRIVAACPLWLERGLLIIAGLWFVNLVNFMDGLDLMTVAEIVPVTGALVLLGWLAELPAPAMVAAAALLGAMLGFAPFNRPVAKIFLGDVGSLPIGLLAGWCLLQLAWHQQMAAALLLPLYYLTDTTVTLFRRMARREPFWAAHRSHFYQRATDNGFSAPRVVGEVFALNILLAALAIGSALTSSAATAVVLLIIGGIATAFLMRRFSRRLPLSG
- a CDS encoding glycosyltransferase family 4 protein, with protein sequence MMHKPGKVVVVSQHFPPDPSTTAAIMAAISERVAREAEVLVLSGTAGSAAVGKPSVVEVRNWMPGKAALLKRALAELLFTFRMFVAMLIKLRRGDVTITVPAPFMLPYAFAAAAKLKGARSVLIMHDLYPDVLVMAGMLKPDSLLAKAMHAFNAPMFRALDAVVIIGRDTEKLLLRYRGMTRDKVRFIPNWATLARGVRAVDPDNPYRRSLSARFVVGLSGNLGFTHDPVIVFEAARLLRDNGDIHFLLSGWGVGFDQLKALQAEAKLPNVTLVDRVEDHQLEIFLSAADTWIIPYRRNVAGVSVPSRFYNLLAIGRPVILVSEADAEAALTVIEHDVGWVVEPGRADELAKTVSLAANDQDAQRGARAAEVAGRFDFETAMSEYRNLIHELLQTPN
- a CDS encoding SDR family NAD(P)-dependent oxidoreductase — encoded protein: MTPVSQLTHRNYMIAAHDALATAFALLAAFYLRFEGGEAFYARLPLLLRILPLFVVFSVVICYVFNLTTTKWRFISLPDALNIMRVASVLTVALIVLDYAFIFAASNPKAPVLFGRITIVLYWFLQVFALSALRFGYRYFRYSRVRRHARTEGASSTLLIGRAADAEVLLRAIESGAVKQLWPVGVLSPSAADRGQSIRNVPVLGGLDDVEDVVRDYAGRGKPISRVVMTPSAFEPEAHPEAILMRARRLGLFVSRLPSLESGDAPRLTNVAVEDLLLRPSEKIDYARLETLVRGKAVIVTGGGGSIGSEICDRVATFGAARLLVIEHSEPALYAVTEALTARGGSAAIEGRIADIRDRDRIMNLMREFKPDIVFHAAALKHVPILERDWSEGVKTNIFGSVNVADAALAAGAAAMVMISTDKAIEPVSMLGLTKRFAEMYCQALDHDLMTQTGGRPHMRLISVRFGNVLASNGSVVPKFKAQIEAGGPVTVTHPDMVRYFMTIREACDLVLTAATHALTPARPDVSVYVLNMGQPVKIVELAERMIRLSGLQPGIDIEIVFSGMRPGERLNEILFASEEPAVEIGVAGIMAAKPNEPPMQTLRKWLAALEDAIARDDRSTIRAVLKDAVPEFGSNAA
- a CDS encoding O-antigen ligase family protein translates to MTTADRMRETAGSLGSMLSSMLAARYDKEARVRNADLIAVLLALLLPWSTSGVGIAVVLWLVAVAAVLEWRPFVRSLRRPICALPIALVLLAALGTLWSDASWAARLQAVAPATKLLVLPFLFYHFERSPRGIWPFVAFLVSCTVLMVASWIVAYDPSLTLKRPDEPSGHGIFVKNYIAQSQEFVLCAVVLIFPIITLLRDGKLRQALLLMAVAASFILNMVFVVVSRTALVTLPVMLAVFAMAHLKWRTNVLLLVAAVIFGALAWTLSPQLQATMDTFARDYRVYKEFNQPTSIGLRLEFWEKSLRFFAEAPVIGHGTGSTRGLFEAAATGPAVLAQGQVIGNPHNQTLSVAVQWGAVGVVILYAMWFSHFALFRGEGLAAWIGLMVVLQNIFSSLFNSHLFDFHEGWMYVLGAGIAGGMVLRARSEAESSGTVPP
- a CDS encoding O-antigen ligase family protein; translation: MTLSAAAPPISPLRRYWRDRALWTTIADVFAILTVLSLPWSTTLPAIFVLLWLGAVAWVMDWRAYGELLKQPICYLPFALVGLALAGTLWSDAAWSVRLYAVIPTLKLLVLPGLFYHFERSSRGMWVLAAFLASCALLMVMSWVVAYDPSLSLKGAQSDARGVFVKNYIDQSQEFALCAIALIYPSLHFARRGKFGQSLLAGLLAAGFIGTMAFIVASRSAMVAMPIMLAAVALVHMRLRTTLVIIGVMVAFAGVIWVTTADVRWSPKRLLRDYQLYKAQESVTSIGLRLEFWKKSLRFFSEAPVIGHGTGSLRPLFERAATDYVDPAQRGVISNPHNQTLNIAVQWGAVGVILLYAMWLVHLLLFRGQGFVAWIGLLVVVQNIFTSLFNSHLFDFHEGWMYVLGVGIAGGMTLAVRQRELTATLTVSR
- the rfaE1 gene encoding D-glycero-beta-D-manno-heptose-7-phosphate kinase — its product is MFDFEALSQAIPNQTVLCVGDLMLDEFVYGEVSRVSPEAPAPVIAVQRSETNVGGAGNVARNIASLGARCIFAGLVGEDEAGARLKADLAREKLVEAVLVTDSSRPTTRKVRFVSEHFSTHMLRADWELAVPAAADVEQRLIDAILPQLGRADIVLLSDYAKGVLTARVIRNIIDAAKKLGKRVIVDPKSANFAIYRGATLLTPNRKEFAEATRSRADSDLDIAAAAQDAMLLADCEAMLVTQSEHGMTLVVRGGEAIHVPALPVKVRDVSGAGDTVAAVLALTLAAGADWESALRMANAAAAVAVGKKGTATVTPSELRRKILPHASLVAEDKIVPAGGDLDTHLADWRRQGLRIGFTNGCFDFLHPGHVKVLTAARRACDRLIVGLNSDASVKRLKGEGRPVQNESARAEVLAALEAVDLVAIFAEDTPIELIAKVTPSVLVKGGDYTREQVVGHELVEAAGGEVVLVDILPGHSTTSLVDRARGGKA
- the rfaD gene encoding ADP-glyceromanno-heptose 6-epimerase; translated protein: MLLVTGGAGFIGSNVVAALNDAGRDVAVCDVLGQDGKWRNLAKRRLADFVPPPELMDWLKGRRLEAIIHLGAISETTATDGDLVIETNFRLSMRLLDWCTANATPLIYASSAATYGDGDQGFRDEQSMDALQRLRPMNLYGWSKHLFDMAVAERAARGERLPPQWAGLKFFNVFGPNEYHKGTMMSVLARRFDDVKAGRPVQLFKSHRDGIADGDQRRDFIYVDDVVRVTMWLLASPGVSGIFNVGTGTARSFRDLMLSAYAALGATPNIQYVEMPEAIRGSYQYFTRSEVDRLLRAGYNGGFTALEDAVERYVKGFLDRADRFR